From Anaerohalosphaera lusitana, one genomic window encodes:
- a CDS encoding DegQ family serine endoprotease — translation MKSLKRTVFLTTLITAFALPSQTFSAEENHGIATLRETSQAFTKVAQKAIPAVVSVQVEKEIQASSRGGMPRGFPFEDDFFERFFGPEFRQRQQQPRIQRGQGSGFIISKDGYILTNNHVVGEADKIKVILTDSREFEAELVGADPKSDVAVIKVESDEDLPVIELGTSEDLRIGEWVIAVGNPFGLTETVTVGVVSAKGRGIGITGAEGYEDFIQTDAAINPGNSGGPLLNIEGKAIGVNTAIFSQSGGYMGIGFAIPMDMAKVIKDQLIEKGKVTRGYIGIYLDNVDADLADYFDLEPGQGVQVTDVVEDTPAKKAGLKEGDIILEVNGEAVEGVQPFRNDVALLTPGTEVELLVMRDGEKREMELTVGSLEDAQMATAMSDIAEKLGLQVQEMTEELAERFDYTAGSGVIVSEVSPASPAARAGIEPGMAIMSVNRQEVNSVEQFNEALAQSENNRVLLLVRDGRFTQWVVLNYED, via the coding sequence ATGAAATCATTGAAAAGAACTGTTTTTCTAACCACGCTCATTACGGCATTTGCCTTGCCCTCCCAAACCTTTTCAGCAGAGGAAAATCACGGCATCGCGACACTCCGAGAAACCTCTCAGGCCTTCACAAAGGTTGCCCAGAAAGCGATCCCGGCAGTCGTCTCCGTACAAGTCGAAAAAGAAATTCAAGCCAGCAGTCGCGGGGGAATGCCAAGGGGCTTTCCATTTGAGGACGATTTCTTCGAAAGGTTTTTCGGCCCCGAGTTCCGCCAGCGTCAGCAGCAGCCGCGAATCCAGCGAGGACAGGGCTCAGGCTTTATCATCAGCAAAGACGGCTACATCCTGACCAACAACCACGTGGTCGGCGAAGCTGACAAGATAAAGGTAATCCTTACTGACAGCCGCGAGTTCGAAGCCGAGCTCGTAGGTGCCGATCCCAAATCAGACGTTGCCGTGATCAAGGTAGAGTCCGACGAGGATCTGCCCGTGATCGAGCTTGGCACCAGCGAGGACCTCAGGATCGGTGAATGGGTCATCGCAGTCGGAAATCCGTTCGGCCTGACCGAAACCGTCACCGTCGGCGTAGTCTCAGCAAAAGGACGCGGCATAGGTATCACCGGTGCGGAAGGTTACGAGGACTTCATCCAGACCGACGCCGCCATCAACCCCGGCAATTCCGGCGGACCACTGCTCAACATCGAAGGAAAAGCGATCGGTGTCAACACGGCCATTTTCAGCCAGAGCGGCGGATACATGGGAATCGGCTTCGCTATCCCAATGGACATGGCGAAAGTAATCAAGGACCAGCTCATAGAAAAAGGCAAGGTCACGCGAGGCTATATCGGCATTTACCTCGACAACGTCGACGCGGATCTGGCTGACTACTTCGACCTCGAGCCCGGCCAGGGTGTTCAGGTCACCGATGTTGTCGAAGACACGCCAGCCAAAAAAGCGGGCCTTAAAGAAGGCGACATCATTCTCGAGGTAAATGGCGAAGCCGTCGAGGGTGTTCAGCCTTTCCGGAATGATGTCGCCCTGCTAACTCCGGGCACGGAAGTCGAACTTCTCGTCATGCGAGACGGTGAAAAGAGAGAAATGGAACTCACCGTCGGTTCGCTCGAAGACGCACAGATGGCCACCGCAATGTCAGACATTGCGGAAAAACTAGGCTTGCAGGTACAGGAAATGACCGAAGAACTCGCTGAGCGTTTCGACTACACAGCAGGCAGCGGTGTCATAGTTAGCGAAGTAAGTCCTGCTTCACCTGCTGCCAGGGCAGGTATCGAACCCGGCATGGCTATCATGAGCGTAAACCGTCAGGAAGTGAATTCAGTCGAACAGTTCAATGAGGCCCTTGCCCAGTCAGAAAACAACAGGGTACTCCTGCTTGTCAGAGACGGCAGATTCACGCAGTGGGTAGTGCTGAACTATGAAGACTGA